The following DNA comes from Arthrobacter sp. MMS18-M83.
CTTTTCAAGGTCGAAAACATCGCCGGTGAATGCACGTCCAGGCTGCCCTGTCGCGAAGACGGCGGCGTTGTATTCAGCAGCACGCTCCCGGAAGTGATCCCGGAGGGGCAATGAAAGGTCCCGTCGGCCGTCATCATAATGTGACAGGTCCCCGGAAATTGTGAAGACGCCACGAGGCTGTTTTCGCGCGGCGGACAGGATGAGTGCCGCCAAGGCGAGGTCCCTTTCAATCCCCGTCATGCGGTCAATGTGCGACCATGCGGAATCCAGGAACACACGGTCGTCTTCGGCGAAGAAGACGTCCTTGAACGTTGTCTGTATGAAGTTCCGGTTGTCACGTGCCGGGCCGCAGATCGTCGTGATCATTTCGTCGGTCAAGAGGGTGCTCTCGTTGACCATCGATGCCCGGGAAATTACGGACGGGAAGTGGAGATAGTCGTTCGTAGTAACGGCGTAGCCCATGGCCTTGGCCAGGTAACCGACGAATCCCGATCCACTGAAGGCATCAAGGAACGTCGTTCCACCGATCTCGTTAAAGACCGTTCCAAGGTGGGGTGCCAGTTTGTACTTGGAGCCCATGTAGCGGAGGCGGGGGTACGCAGTTGCTCGCGCCAGCGCGGCAACTCGGCTGCGCGGGGGTGACTTCATTTCGACTGCAATACTCATACGACCCATTCCTCCGGATACCACTGAGGACCCAAAACGCTTCGCACACTACGCACGTTTTGAGCCCAGTACGAGACTACCGCCTGGTGAAGACAAAGCTCTGCCATTGACGGGCAGACACTGGAACTGAGGCGTCAGGCCAACGGTTCCCGTCAAATCAGACTGCCGGTGAATCACCAGGGAGCGCTGGTTTGCAGCGGTGGGGAAGCCAGCAGCCGCCGGCTTGTTTAGGTTGTGATGGAGCTTTTGGATTGGCCGTCGTCGAAGCCGTTCCGGTAGGCGGCGGAGGCTTCGGCCGCGAGATTCCGGTGGTGGTTTTCGATGGCCGATTCGTAGTCGGCGTCGCGGCGCTTGACCCGCCGGCTTTGGATGAACCAGGCCCCGGCCACGACCGCGATACATCCATAGACGCAGGGAATGCCGACGGTGTAGACGAAGGGGCTGGACTCGATAGAGGCCGGGGCGGTGCTGGTGAGCATGATTCCGAAGATGATCATGAACAGTGCGCCGCAGATGAATGCGGCGCGTTTGACGACGCCTTCCGGACTGAGCAGCGGGTACGGGAGGATTTCCCCCCTGGCGAGGGCTGCCCGGAATTCCCGGCGGGCCACCCGCTGCGGGTGTGCCCAGGCGAAAAAGCATCCGATGATCCCGCCGATCAGGTACAGCGCCCAGGCGCACAGGAGGACCATGCCTATGACGTCTTTGGTTTGCCGGTCCAGGGGGATGATTTCCACTGTCAGGAGAAGGCTGAGGGGTGCGCCGAAGGAGGTGATGAGAAACGTTGCCGGCCAGCGGGAGGCGAATGGTTTCATACGGTCCCGGTTCACGAACCACACCAGGGCGGCCGTGCCCAGGACGACGACAAGGGTGGTGATAGCTAGTGGGCTCATCTCGTTCTGCTCTCTACTGTCCGGTGACGGTGGTTGAGTATCCGGTGACTTGCCAGATCCCGGATCCGTTCTTGTCCACGGTGACGGTTGCCAGTTCATCGCCTCCGGCAAGCCGGACACGGTCTGTCCCTTCCCAGGTCCATTGAACGCGGAAGGCCAGGATCCGGAACGGTGCGGCCGTGTCCTGGACCGAGGTGCGGGCGTCGGGAATCCTGGCGATGGCGGGGACACTGACTGCCTGGTGTTGCGCGGCCGCCATCCATTCAGCCGCGGAGGATGAGCGTTGGGGTGTCACGAACGTTTGCGCGAACTTGG
Coding sequences within:
- a CDS encoding DNA adenine methylase, whose amino-acid sequence is MSIAVEMKSPPRSRVAALARATAYPRLRYMGSKYKLAPHLGTVFNEIGGTTFLDAFSGSGFVGYLAKAMGYAVTTNDYLHFPSVISRASMVNESTLLTDEMITTICGPARDNRNFIQTTFKDVFFAEDDRVFLDSAWSHIDRMTGIERDLALAALILSAARKQPRGVFTISGDLSHYDDGRRDLSLPLRDHFRERAAEYNAAVFATGQPGRAFTGDVFDLEKSDYDVVYLDPPYAPPSDDADYTKRYHFLEGLSDYWVGREIMQETKTKKIPKQRSVFANKRTIEDALERTFDKFKDAGAIVMSYSSNALPGDARIKELLGSVKPNVEVRMIDHQYHFGTHSTAARRSVQEYIFIGRD